The following proteins are co-located in the Brachybacterium sacelli genome:
- a CDS encoding SOS response-associated peptidase, with protein MLVPGNGAGLLHAYVATSDDRAGEWEAIYSIAPRTKAPVVREFVDDDGELQRRLELARWGLHPSWAKDKGPRPINARMETIATNGMFRGPFSSGRAVVPMTSYYEWVEAEDGGKDPFVIHHPDGKLLHAAGLTAARKAEDGESWDITFTIVTREARDAGGEVHDRMPVFLTDEAVGEWLVPGKLEPEQKNPLLAMIDDVSTTVARELETYAVDRKVNNVRTLDRTDPSLVEPLPAS; from the coding sequence ATGCTGGTCCCCGGTAACGGTGCCGGGCTCCTGCATGCCTATGTCGCGACCAGCGACGACCGCGCGGGGGAGTGGGAGGCGATCTACTCGATCGCTCCACGCACGAAGGCGCCAGTGGTGCGGGAGTTCGTCGATGACGACGGCGAGTTGCAGCGTCGTCTTGAGCTCGCGCGGTGGGGACTGCATCCCTCGTGGGCCAAGGACAAGGGACCTCGTCCGATCAACGCTCGCATGGAGACCATTGCGACGAACGGGATGTTCCGCGGCCCGTTCTCCAGCGGCCGTGCGGTCGTACCGATGACCAGCTACTACGAATGGGTCGAAGCCGAGGACGGTGGCAAGGATCCGTTCGTCATCCACCACCCGGACGGGAAGTTGCTGCACGCCGCCGGGCTCACCGCCGCCCGGAAGGCCGAGGACGGGGAAAGCTGGGACATCACGTTCACGATCGTCACCCGGGAAGCCCGGGACGCCGGCGGCGAGGTCCACGACCGCATGCCCGTGTTCCTCACCGACGAGGCCGTGGGGGAGTGGCTCGTCCCGGGGAAGCTCGAACCTGAGCAGAAGAACCCACTGCTCGCGATGATCGACGACGTGTCGACGACCGTGGCCCGTGAGCTTGAGACCTACGCGGTGGATCGGAAAGTCAACAACGTCCGAACCCTCGACCGCACCGACCCGTCCCTGGTCGAGCCGTTGCCAGCGTCCTGA
- a CDS encoding IS3 family transposase (programmed frameshift) — MPKKFSPELRDRAVRMVYDRQALEGGPRSESIRAVAPQLGVGMETLRIWCNRYGPAEPSAGPAESLEEENRRLRRELAESRRANEILKAASVFFAKGTRPPHDEMIAFIDRHRDHFGVEAICRVLGATERGFLTSRGYRAAKQRPASARAVRDEVLVEEIRRIHAENYGVYGYRKMHHAMRRAGWEVGRDQTARLMKAAGLCGIRRGRKVFTTSPAGGLDRRPDLVERNFTAAGPNQLWVADITYVRIPSGFCYTAFITDVFTRRIVGWAVATSLRTEALPLQALEQALQTSPAEASRTGLIHHSDRGSNYVSLAYSDALITAGVQASVGSVGDSYDNALAETVNGLYKAELIHRRRTWPSATAVEIATLDWVTWWNTKRLHEALDYRTPAEVEASYTHPTTTAPATV, encoded by the exons ATGCCCAAGAAGTTCAGTCCGGAGCTGCGTGACCGTGCCGTGCGCATGGTCTACGACCGCCAGGCACTCGAAGGTGGCCCACGATCGGAGTCGATCCGTGCTGTCGCGCCCCAACTCGGCGTTGGCATGGAGACGCTGAGGATCTGGTGCAACCGCTACGGGCCAGCCGAGCCCTCGGCCGGCCCCGCGGAGTCTCTCGAGGAGGAGAACCGCAGACTGCGTCGAGAGCTCGCCGAGTCCCGGCGGGCCAACGAGATCCTCAAGGCCGCCTCCGTGTTTTTCGCCA AGGGAACTCGACCACCCCACGACGAAATGATCGCCTTCATCGATAGGCATCGCGATCACTTCGGGGTCGAGGCCATCTGCCGCGTCCTGGGCGCGACGGAACGTGGGTTCCTCACCTCTCGCGGATACCGTGCCGCGAAGCAGCGCCCGGCATCGGCCAGAGCGGTCCGTGACGAGGTGCTCGTCGAAGAGATCCGTCGGATTCATGCCGAGAACTACGGCGTCTACGGGTATCGGAAGATGCATCACGCGATGCGCCGTGCCGGATGGGAAGTCGGCCGCGACCAGACCGCTCGGCTGATGAAAGCTGCTGGTCTGTGCGGGATACGCCGTGGTCGAAAGGTGTTCACGACGAGCCCTGCTGGTGGCCTGGACCGTCGTCCTGATCTGGTCGAGCGGAACTTCACGGCTGCCGGACCGAATCAGCTCTGGGTCGCTGACATCACCTACGTCCGGATCCCGTCCGGGTTCTGCTACACCGCGTTCATCACGGACGTTTTCACGCGAAGGATCGTCGGCTGGGCAGTGGCCACCAGCCTCCGCACTGAGGCACTGCCACTGCAGGCTCTCGAGCAGGCCCTCCAGACCTCCCCGGCAGAAGCGTCTCGGACTGGGCTGATCCATCACAGCGATAGGGGCAGCAACTACGTCTCGCTGGCCTACTCCGATGCGCTGATCACCGCCGGAGTCCAGGCCTCGGTCGGATCCGTCGGAGACAGCTACGACAACGCCCTGGCTGAGACCGTCAACGGCCTCTACAAAGCCGAGCTCATCCACCGACGCCGCACCTGGCCCTCAGCGACCGCCGTCGAGATCGCCACTCTGGACTGGGTCACCTGGTGGAACACGAAGCGCCTGCACGAAGCACTCGACTATCGCACCCCGGCCGAAGTCGAAGCGTCCTACACTCACCCCACGACGACCGCGCCCGCGACCGTCTAA
- a CDS encoding AAA family ATPase: MPRNLFKPSFGTYPHLLVGRDQLIDEFEDTFDGILDPAGLTVLLSGQRGMGKTVLLDAYRRAAEGAGWLVITESSSSGLLERLTHDHLPRLLQEHSSKPPAQLGSASGTIGPLGGSASWTERYPAESTLRSQITELTDALQADGKGLVITIDEVQAADIEDLRKLGEIIQYGRREERLLAFAAAGLSTPIEELLDHPGATFLRRAEHHPIGRVSRAEVRAALAGTIADSGHEIDVHGLDLAADAVDGYPFMIQLVGYHTLKAHTTAGPITTEDVDTGIAAARRRLGRHVHTPALRPLSSVDRTYLLAMAQDDGPSRTGKIAERMGVSAQYAGEYRRRLIRDGIIESAGHGQVRFTIPYTADHLREHAAHNALEGLVDEDT, encoded by the coding sequence ATGCCACGCAACCTATTCAAGCCGTCGTTCGGCACCTACCCACACCTCCTTGTCGGCCGCGACCAGCTGATCGACGAGTTCGAGGACACCTTCGACGGGATCCTAGACCCTGCTGGCCTAACGGTCCTCCTGTCCGGACAGCGCGGGATGGGCAAGACCGTGCTGCTCGACGCCTACCGACGAGCGGCCGAGGGCGCCGGATGGCTGGTCATCACCGAGAGCTCGAGCAGCGGACTCCTGGAGCGCCTTACTCATGACCATCTGCCGCGCCTGCTCCAGGAGCACTCCAGCAAGCCGCCGGCACAGCTCGGGTCCGCGAGCGGAACGATCGGCCCCCTCGGGGGCAGCGCCTCGTGGACCGAGCGCTACCCCGCAGAGTCGACGCTCCGATCGCAGATCACCGAGCTCACCGACGCTCTCCAGGCCGACGGGAAAGGCCTCGTCATCACCATCGACGAGGTCCAGGCCGCTGACATCGAAGATCTCCGCAAGCTCGGCGAGATCATCCAGTACGGCCGCCGAGAGGAACGTCTGCTCGCCTTCGCAGCGGCGGGACTCTCCACTCCCATCGAAGAGCTGCTCGACCACCCAGGGGCGACGTTCCTGCGCCGCGCCGAACACCACCCCATCGGCCGCGTGAGCCGCGCAGAGGTCCGAGCCGCACTTGCGGGGACGATCGCCGACAGCGGGCACGAGATCGACGTCCACGGGCTCGACCTGGCGGCCGATGCCGTCGACGGGTATCCCTTCATGATCCAGCTCGTGGGCTACCACACCCTCAAGGCCCACACGACCGCTGGCCCGATTACTACCGAGGACGTCGACACTGGAATCGCCGCTGCACGACGCCGCCTCGGCCGGCACGTCCACACCCCCGCCCTGCGTCCGCTATCGAGCGTCGACCGCACCTACCTGCTCGCCATGGCCCAAGACGACGGCCCTTCCCGCACAGGGAAGATCGCCGAGCGGATGGGCGTGAGCGCCCAGTACGCCGGCGAGTACCGCCGACGCCTCATCCGCGACGGCATCATCGAGTCGGCCGGCCACGGACAAGTCCGCTTCACCATCCCCTACACCGCGGACCATCTGCGCGAGCATGCCGCTCACAATGCACTCGAGGGCCTCGTCGACGAGGACACGTGA
- a CDS encoding SDR family NAD(P)-dependent oxidoreductase: protein MTNNINTTPVGLLAGKVILITGASRGIGAAAVRLFAAEGASVVLAARGTEALDRIADEIRETGGTADALALDLADPSSIRAVVGSVEKLHGRLDGAFNNGAAPQQQFGPADTTTDHDIDEQFTVNFRAHWIAMNAEAALMRSNGGGAIVNTSSIGSRRASPALPAYGAMKRALNSLTETAAVSWAAGGIRVNAITPGATATEMMDIWEEAAPGTLAATAASVPLGRLGEPREIAEVAAWLLSDRASYVTGAIVPVDGGAGA from the coding sequence ATGACGAACAACATCAACACCACTCCCGTCGGCCTGCTCGCCGGCAAGGTCATTCTCATCACCGGCGCGAGCCGCGGCATCGGCGCGGCCGCAGTACGCCTCTTCGCCGCTGAGGGCGCCTCGGTCGTCCTCGCCGCTCGTGGCACGGAAGCCCTCGACCGCATCGCCGATGAGATCCGCGAAACCGGCGGCACTGCGGACGCCCTCGCCCTCGATCTCGCCGACCCGTCGAGCATCCGCGCCGTCGTCGGCAGTGTCGAGAAGCTGCACGGACGCCTCGACGGAGCGTTCAACAACGGTGCAGCCCCTCAGCAGCAGTTCGGTCCGGCCGACACCACGACCGACCACGACATCGACGAGCAGTTCACCGTGAACTTCCGCGCGCACTGGATCGCCATGAACGCCGAAGCCGCTCTCATGCGCAGCAACGGCGGCGGCGCCATCGTCAACACGTCGAGCATCGGTAGCCGCCGAGCGAGCCCGGCACTGCCCGCCTACGGCGCCATGAAGCGCGCCCTGAACAGCCTGACCGAGACGGCAGCCGTGAGCTGGGCGGCCGGCGGCATCCGGGTCAACGCCATCACCCCGGGCGCCACGGCCACCGAGATGATGGACATATGGGAGGAGGCGGCGCCCGGAACCCTCGCGGCTACTGCCGCTTCCGTGCCCCTGGGCCGGCTCGGCGAGCCGCGTGAGATCGCCGAGGTCGCCGCCTGGTTACTCAGCGACCGCGCCTCGTATGTCACTGGCGCGATCGTGCCCGTCGACGGCGGCGCCGGGGCCTGA
- a CDS encoding helix-turn-helix transcriptional regulator codes for MDREALAEFLRRRRGELQPGDVGLTSGPRRRAPGLRREEVAQLALMSTEYYTRLEQQRGPQPSTQILSSLARALRLTADERDYLYRTAGHAVPDRLGATGHVAPALHRVFDRLSDTPALIISALGETLLQNRLAAALLGNNAGATGWERYESWRWFVHPETGRQHYPQSDHARHSRTLVAGLRAAYGAMGTSSRAAELVSELHGSSAEFVELWEQHEVAQRFADHKVIIHPEVGSIEVDCQALFTEDWSQALLVLTAEPHSEDEEKIRLLGVLGVQRFSASRQ; via the coding sequence ATGGATCGTGAAGCCCTGGCCGAGTTCCTCCGCCGTCGTCGCGGTGAACTGCAACCCGGCGATGTCGGCCTCACATCAGGACCGCGACGCCGAGCGCCGGGTTTGAGACGTGAAGAGGTCGCGCAGCTCGCCCTCATGTCGACCGAATACTACACGCGCCTCGAACAGCAACGCGGACCGCAGCCGAGCACTCAGATTCTCTCATCGCTCGCCCGGGCATTACGGCTCACGGCCGACGAGCGCGACTATCTCTACCGCACGGCGGGGCACGCCGTCCCCGATCGCCTGGGGGCCACCGGGCACGTCGCACCGGCGCTGCACCGCGTCTTCGATCGGCTCTCCGACACACCTGCGTTGATCATCTCCGCCCTCGGGGAGACCCTGTTGCAGAACAGACTCGCTGCGGCGCTGCTCGGCAATAACGCTGGCGCGACAGGGTGGGAGAGGTATGAGTCGTGGCGATGGTTCGTCCACCCGGAAACGGGCCGGCAGCACTATCCGCAGAGCGATCACGCTCGACACAGTCGGACCCTCGTCGCCGGTCTGCGCGCAGCGTACGGTGCGATGGGAACCTCATCGCGGGCCGCCGAGCTGGTCTCGGAGCTGCACGGGAGCAGTGCGGAGTTCGTCGAACTCTGGGAGCAGCACGAGGTCGCCCAGCGCTTCGCCGACCACAAGGTGATCATCCACCCCGAGGTGGGGTCGATCGAGGTCGACTGCCAAGCGCTGTTCACCGAGGACTGGTCGCAGGCGCTCCTGGTTCTCACCGCCGAACCGCACAGCGAGGACGAGGAGAAGATCAGGCTGCTCGGCGTGCTGGGGGTTCAGCGGTTCTCCGCCTCGCGACAGTGA
- a CDS encoding SDR family oxidoreductase, with protein MRINGNTIFIPGATSGIGLALAERLHDAGNTVIVGGRRRELLAEIAARHPGIDTVVIDTTDAASIASAASEVIERHPDLNVLVAMAGIMRIEDWTRPSGFVSTAEETVTTNLLGPIRLIGAFIEHLQTREDATIMTVSSGLAFAPLRVTPTYNATKAAIHMLSESLRLQLAHTSVRIVELEPPSVATDLMPGQSESSFAMPLDAFADEVISILRDEPDVTEVQVERVKFLRYGEARGDYAEVVKTLNASDPHAAE; from the coding sequence ATGCGAATCAACGGAAACACCATCTTCATCCCGGGCGCGACGAGCGGCATCGGCCTCGCTCTCGCCGAACGACTGCACGATGCGGGTAACACGGTCATCGTCGGCGGACGTCGCCGCGAGCTGCTGGCCGAGATCGCCGCCCGGCATCCGGGGATCGACACGGTCGTGATCGACACGACGGATGCCGCATCCATCGCGTCCGCAGCATCAGAGGTCATCGAGCGTCACCCCGACCTGAACGTTCTTGTGGCGATGGCGGGCATCATGCGCATCGAGGACTGGACCCGTCCGTCCGGTTTCGTCTCGACGGCGGAAGAGACCGTCACGACGAACCTGCTCGGCCCGATCAGACTCATCGGAGCGTTCATCGAGCACCTGCAGACTCGCGAGGATGCGACGATCATGACGGTCTCGTCAGGGCTTGCGTTCGCACCCCTGCGGGTGACCCCGACGTACAACGCCACGAAGGCCGCGATCCACATGCTCAGCGAGTCGCTCAGACTGCAACTCGCCCACACCTCGGTGCGGATCGTGGAGCTGGAGCCGCCGTCGGTGGCGACCGACCTGATGCCAGGTCAGAGCGAGAGCTCGTTCGCGATGCCGCTCGACGCGTTCGCCGACGAGGTCATCTCGATCCTGCGCGACGAGCCCGACGTGACCGAGGTGCAGGTCGAGCGTGTGAAGTTCCTGCGATACGGCGAGGCGCGCGGCGACTACGCCGAGGTCGTCAAGACCCTGAACGCGAGCGACCCGCACGCGGCGGAGTGA
- a CDS encoding SDR family oxidoreductase has protein sequence MARKKVDISIPDLSGTRAVVTGASDGMGLGIATRLARAGAQVIMPVRNLRKGDTAMAKIVQAVPGADVSLRDLDLSSLASVAALGETLRDEGAPIHILINNAGVMTPPERQETADGLELQFGSNHLGHFALVAHLLPLLKEGRARVTSQISVAANQNSINWDDLNWERSYNGARAYSQSKIAFGLFGLELDRRSRANGWGISSNLSHPGVAPTNLLAARPELGRSRETPRRRLIRKLSERGILFGTVETAGMPALTAATDPAAKPGALYGPSGPGHLGGAPAEQRLYSRLRGAEDAKRIWDVSERLAGVEFPAS, from the coding sequence ATGGCACGCAAGAAGGTCGATATCAGCATCCCGGATCTGTCGGGTACGCGCGCCGTGGTCACCGGCGCGAGCGACGGGATGGGCCTGGGCATCGCCACCCGCCTGGCCCGTGCCGGCGCCCAGGTGATCATGCCGGTCCGCAATCTCCGCAAGGGAGACACCGCGATGGCGAAGATCGTGCAGGCCGTTCCAGGGGCCGACGTGTCGCTGCGCGACCTCGATCTCTCGTCACTGGCCTCCGTCGCCGCCCTCGGCGAGACCCTGCGTGATGAGGGTGCGCCGATTCACATCCTCATCAACAACGCCGGTGTGATGACCCCGCCCGAACGGCAGGAGACCGCCGACGGACTCGAGCTGCAGTTCGGCTCGAACCACCTCGGGCACTTCGCGCTCGTGGCGCACCTGCTGCCGCTCCTCAAGGAGGGGCGTGCACGGGTGACCTCGCAGATCAGTGTCGCGGCGAATCAGAACTCCATCAACTGGGACGATCTGAACTGGGAGCGGTCGTACAACGGTGCTCGTGCGTACAGCCAGTCGAAGATCGCGTTCGGACTGTTCGGGCTCGAGCTGGATCGACGCAGCAGGGCCAACGGCTGGGGCATCAGCAGCAACCTGTCGCATCCTGGAGTGGCTCCGACCAATCTGCTGGCAGCTCGCCCGGAACTCGGCCGTTCTCGCGAGACGCCACGCCGCAGGCTCATCCGCAAGCTATCCGAGCGCGGCATCCTGTTCGGCACTGTCGAGACGGCGGGCATGCCCGCCCTCACGGCGGCGACCGATCCGGCGGCGAAGCCGGGCGCGCTGTACGGGCCGAGCGGCCCGGGCCATCTCGGAGGGGCACCGGCCGAGCAGAGACTGTACTCGCGTCTGCGCGGAGCCGAAGATGCCAAGCGCATCTGGGATGTCTCGGAGCGTCTGGCCGGGGTTGAGTTCCCGGCGTCCTGA
- a CDS encoding SDR family NAD(P)-dependent oxidoreductase: MANAGVEIVDEPVLDATEEQFDRLFAINSKGAFFTLQKAAKLLTDGGRLINIGSSSTVSPVPGTGLYSSSKTASRQLVRVLALELGPRNITVNTILPTVIAGAGVFTQVTEDDEFHQVNAGMRPLGGRPGTPEDVADAAEYLAGDLAAWVSGQALLVSGGAVQ, from the coding sequence GTGGCCAATGCCGGTGTCGAGATCGTCGATGAACCGGTTCTCGACGCGACGGAGGAGCAGTTCGACCGGCTGTTCGCGATCAACTCCAAGGGCGCGTTCTTCACGCTGCAGAAGGCGGCGAAACTGCTGACAGACGGCGGCCGGCTCATCAACATCGGCTCGAGTTCGACGGTGAGCCCCGTACCCGGCACCGGTCTGTACTCGTCGAGCAAGACCGCCTCGCGCCAGCTCGTACGGGTGCTCGCCCTCGAACTGGGCCCGCGGAACATCACGGTCAACACGATCCTCCCGACGGTGATCGCCGGGGCGGGTGTGTTCACACAGGTCACCGAGGACGACGAGTTCCATCAGGTCAACGCCGGGATGCGGCCGCTCGGCGGGCGACCCGGCACTCCGGAGGATGTCGCCGACGCCGCCGAGTACTTGGCCGGCGACCTCGCCGCCTGGGTCAGCGGACAGGCGCTGCTCGTCAGCGGCGGCGCCGTCCAATAG
- a CDS encoding SDR family NAD(P)-dependent oxidoreductase, whose translation MSDLAGKVAVVTGSARGVGKAIAQRYARLGASVVVNYSSDEQNARRTVEEIEAAGGDAIAVQADIATPAEIDRLFANRGRDVWKPRHRRGQCRCRDRR comes from the coding sequence ATGTCGGATCTGGCTGGAAAGGTCGCGGTGGTTACAGGATCGGCCCGCGGCGTCGGCAAGGCGATCGCCCAGAGGTACGCACGCCTGGGCGCGAGCGTCGTCGTCAACTACTCGAGCGACGAGCAGAACGCGCGCCGCACCGTCGAGGAGATCGAAGCGGCCGGGGGCGACGCGATCGCCGTGCAGGCGGACATCGCGACGCCGGCGGAGATCGACAGGCTGTTCGCAAACCGCGGTCGAGACGTATGGAAGCCTCGACATCGTCGTGGCCAATGCCGGTGTCGAGATCGTCGATGA
- a CDS encoding type IIL restriction-modification enzyme MmeI yields the protein MPGIDEKRNEGTALPVPECAASQRATGGRIKSDLRFSATVVWSNLPLPNPTDRVRQQIIEAGKGILEARAQYPDRSLADHYNPLAMSPASSRRTTHRGLMRDQVSAGVRPPD from the coding sequence ATGCCTGGTATCGACGAGAAGCGAAACGAAGGGACGGCGCTGCCCGTTCCGGAGTGCGCCGCCTCGCAACGCGCCACAGGAGGCCGCATCAAGTCGGACTTGCGATTCTCTGCCACAGTCGTCTGGAGCAACCTGCCACTCCCGAACCCCACTGATCGTGTACGGCAGCAGATCATCGAAGCAGGCAAAGGCATTCTCGAGGCAAGGGCCCAGTACCCGGACCGCTCCCTCGCCGACCACTACAACCCACTCGCTATGTCCCCCGCCTCATCAAGGCGCACGACGCACAGGGGACTGATGCGCGATCAGGTGTCAGCTGGGGTTAGGCCGCCAGACTGA